The Gemmatimonadales bacterium genome includes the window GCCGTCCACCTCGGGCAGGCTCATGTCCATCAGGATGAGGTCGTAGGCGGCGGCCTGCGCCATTTCGACGCCCTGGCGCCCGTCGGTCGCCATCGCGACCTCGAAGCCCTTGCGCTCGAGCCGGCGCGAGAGCATGTCGCGGTTCATCTCGTTGTCTTCGACCAGCAGGATCTTCGCCATCGTTCTTCCCTTGGTAGAGCGTCAGCCTGCGGCCGGCGCGTCGGCCTCGATGCTCGCCGGCAGCCGGACCGTGAACGTGGAGCCCCTGCCCGTCTCGCTCGCCACCACGACGTCGCCGCCCATCATCCGGCAGAAGCGCCGGGTGATGGCCAGGCCGAGGCCCGTGCCGCCGTACCGCCGCGCGGTGGACGCGTCGGCCTGGGAGAAGGCCTCGAACAGCTTGGCCATCTGCTCGGGCGTCATCCCGATCCCGGTGTCGGCGACCGTGAAGACCATCCACTCGTCCCCGCTGCCGTTCGCCTCCCGCGCGGCCGTCAGCGTGACCGTGCCGTGGTCGGTGAACTTGCAGGCGTTGGACAGCAGGTTGAGGAGCGTCTGCCGGACCTTGATGAGGTCCGACCGCATCGCCCCCAGCGCGTCGCCGCAGCGGATCTCCAGGCGGTTGCCGTTCTTCTCGACCAGCGGGCCGATCGTGGTCGTGACGTCGCGGATCGTGTCCCGCACGTCGAAGCTCTCGACGTACAGCTCGAGCTTGCCCGCCTCGATCTTGGAGAGGTCGAGGATGTCGTTGATCAGCGCCAGCAGGTGCCGGCCGGCCGAGCGGATCTTCTGGAGGTCGGGAGCCAGCTCCGGGTGGCCGACGTCGGCCACCTCCTCCTCCACCATCTCGCTGTAGCCGATGATGGCGTTGAGCGGCGTCCGCAGCTCGTGGCTCATGTGCGCGAGGAACTGGCTCTTGGCGCTGTTGGCCGCCTCGGCCTCGCGGCGCGCCTGCAGCAGCTCGGAGATGTCGTGGTAGAGGCCCATCAAACCCACCAGCTCGCCGTCCACCACCACCGGGACGCCGAGCACCTCCACGTCCACCAGGCTGCCGTCCTTGCGGCAGCGGCGCCCCATCGCGTGCACGGGCCCCGTCTCGAGCACGTGCTGGGTGTAGCCGATCGCCTCGGCGCGGGTGGTCTCGGTGCTGATCAGCTCGTCCAGGTCGCGGCCCACGGCCTCGCGCTGCGCGTAGCCGAACAGGGTTTCGAACGCCGGGTTGCACGAGACGATGTGGTGGTTGCGGTCCAGGACCACGATCGCCACCGGGCTGTTGGAGACGAGGTCCTCGAAGTACTGCTTCTGGCGCTGCGCGGCCGTGTAGAGGCGGGCGTTCTCGATGGCGACCGCCGCCTGCGGGGCGAAGATGTTGAGGCGCCTGAGGTCGTCGGCGCCGAAGCGGCGCGACGGGTCGGAGTGGACGGTGGCCATCGCGCCCACCAGCCGGTGGCCGATCAGCAGCGGCGCCGCCATCACCGCGAAGTCGGTCGCCCCGGTGTACTTGGCGGAGCGGCCCTCCCACGCGCCGTAGCTCGGGACGATCAGCGGCTCGTGGGTCTGCGCCACCCGGCCCATCGCGCCCTCGCCGAGCGCCATCCGCGTGCCGGCGGAGTCGATGCCGATGTTGAGGCTCGCCACCACCACCAGCTCGCGGGCCGCCTCGTCGTAGATCGCCAGCTCGCCGCCGGTCACGCCCAGCAGGGAGGTGGCGCGCTGCAGCATCGCCTGGAGCAGCTTCGACAGCTCCAGCTCGCCGGACAGGTCCGCCATCGTCTCGAGCAGCGCCTTCTGCTCGTCGGCGCGCCGCCGCTCGGCCTCCAGCAGCCGGGCCCGGGCGATGGCGACCGCGGCCTGCGGCGCGAACATGTTGAGCAGCCTGAGGTCGGCGGGGCCGAACTTGCGCGCGGGATCGGCGTGCACGGCCGCGATGGCGCCCACCAGCCGGCTTCCCACCAGCAGCGGCGCCACCATCACCGAGTGCACCGTCACGTCGGCGTACTGCCCCGAACGGCCCAGCCACTCCGCGTACTCGGGAATGAGCAGCGGCTCGTGAGTCTGGGCCACGCGGCCCATCGCGCCCTCCCCGGGCGCGAGCCGCGTGCCGGTCGAGTCCTTGCCGATGCTGTGGCTCGCGACCACCACCAGCTCGCCGGTCGCGTCGTCGAGGATCGCCAGCTCGCCGCCGGTGACGCCGAGCAGCGTGACCGCGCGCTGCAAGGTGGCCTGCAGCAGCTTCGACAGCTCCAGCTCGGCCGAGAGGTCGGCCATCGTCGCGAGGAGCGCCTCGTGCTCGTCCACGCGGCGGCGCTCGTCGGCCAGCAGGCGCGCCCGGGCCAGGGCGAGCCCCGCCTGGTTGGCGGCCGCGGTCAGGATCTCGAAGTCGTCCTGGTCGAACGCATCCGCCGTGCCGCTCTCGACCACCAGCACGCCCACGGTCCGCCCGTCCACCTGGACCGGCACGTCCACCTCGGATCCGCGGTTCGGGCTGGGGACGTAGCGGGCCTGCTTCGCCACCCGCGCCGTGTAGTGCAGCTCGCCGTTCGCGAGCGGCAGCTCGCTCAGGCCCCGGCCGGGCGGCAGCCGGAAGTCCTCCGGGGCGTCGGGCCAGCCCACGCTGGCCTTGAGCACGCGGTCGCCGGTCGCCGGGTCCACGAGGAACAGGCCGAGGAACTCGTAGCCG containing:
- a CDS encoding GAF domain-containing protein, with the translated sequence MRPRGDLARRLAALLRLTVEIGAAPDESAICRSVVAGLHEGLGYEFLGLFLVDPATGDRVLKASVGWPDAPEDFRLPPGRGLSELPLANGELHYTARVAKQARYVPSPNRGSEVDVPVQVDGRTVGVLVVESGTADAFDQDDFEILTAAANQAGLALARARLLADERRRVDEHEALLATMADLSAELELSKLLQATLQRAVTLLGVTGGELAILDDATGELVVVASHSIGKDSTGTRLAPGEGAMGRVAQTHEPLLIPEYAEWLGRSGQYADVTVHSVMVAPLLVGSRLVGAIAAVHADPARKFGPADLRLLNMFAPQAAVAIARARLLEAERRRADEQKALLETMADLSGELELSKLLQAMLQRATSLLGVTGGELAIYDEAARELVVVASLNIGIDSAGTRMALGEGAMGRVAQTHEPLIVPSYGAWEGRSAKYTGATDFAVMAAPLLIGHRLVGAMATVHSDPSRRFGADDLRRLNIFAPQAAVAIENARLYTAAQRQKQYFEDLVSNSPVAIVVLDRNHHIVSCNPAFETLFGYAQREAVGRDLDELISTETTRAEAIGYTQHVLETGPVHAMGRRCRKDGSLVDVEVLGVPVVVDGELVGLMGLYHDISELLQARREAEAANSAKSQFLAHMSHELRTPLNAIIGYSEMVEEEVADVGHPELAPDLQKIRSAGRHLLALINDILDLSKIEAGKLELYVESFDVRDTIRDVTTTIGPLVEKNGNRLEIRCGDALGAMRSDLIKVRQTLLNLLSNACKFTDHGTVTLTAAREANGSGDEWMVFTVADTGIGMTPEQMAKLFEAFSQADASTARRYGGTGLGLAITRRFCRMMGGDVVVASETGRGSTFTVRLPASIEADAPAAG